ttaatcaaattatttgaaCTTATCTGGtattttcctttaattaagataaaaaaataaacagtttataaagttataaacaaaaatgaaataactgtCTAAATATGCATTAACATTGAAAAGAATGCCTATATTGTTAGAACTCTTTTgtcaattttgatattaattttccAAGGAATCTGaagaaatttagatttttaacaaaattaattaaatagctGATATACTTGTAATTTGATTTATAATAATGCATGCATACTAGAAAGAATTTCAAGGTCAGTTCATAATGATGCAAGGTATTTAAATTATTGGATTcctaaatatttgaagttaatacaccaacaaatttaatttctttaagtAAGTCTCAATTTTCTGTCAATAGTTGtatttttgttagtttttgtCCTATTTGCGAGAGAGAAATGAATTTTCTACTTGTACATACCTAACAATGGGAGCGAGAAATTAGAATTGACATTCGCAGAGCCGTGGCACTTGGTAGCCACACATTTTATTAAGAGTGTCAAACCGCTCTTTGTGGTGGCTGACAGGGTTTGTTTAAGACATAAGTACAGCTGTTTTGTTGAGGGACCTAGTGTTTTGTCCACCTCTCAGAAATAATTCTACAGCAGGGTTATGAATTGAACTTTCATTTGCCTTTATCAGCAGAGGGCTTTGACCAGTGGTATAGTCAAAATTTGTATGTCATCCATTCCAAAATGAAATGCTATAATGTGAAATAACCATCAGAAGGGAAACTTTAGAGGGAACACAGCATTCCAGAAATAGTTATGAATTAATAATATAACATTTAAGGATCAAATGACTATAGTATTGATGGATGAGTTTATAAACACTATCTGTGAGCTAATGGCGACCCTGGAGTTTCATTGGTGTAAAGAAAGTCATTATTTAGATACTTTCCTTactttgaataaaacaaatggATGACAGAAATGCCTGTactaaaaatatttgatgttttttaaaggattatttttttgaaaacaagtaAATATTGATGATAATGTCACAATTAATACTTATATAATCACACATTGGAGGTTGCATGTAAATGAATCGTCACAATGATAAGAAAACTTGATAATTCATATGTAACAATGGATGACAGgataaaatttagtatacattAACAGTAGCTGGTGGAATTAGGTCTGCATTAGGTCTATAAGTAACAAGGAATGGCATGATTTGAATAAGGTGTATATTAGGTCTATAACTATAAGTAACATTGAATTAGGTCTGCATTAGGTCTATAAGTAGGATTGAATTAGGTGTATATTAGGTCTATAAGTAAGAAAGGATTATAGGGATTGAATTAGGTCTATATTAGGTCTATAACTATAAGTAACGTTCATTTAGGTCTACAAGTAACAAGGAATGGTAGGGATTGAAAAAGGCTCTACATTAGGCCAAAATAagattattgtttgtttggaattgcctcccGCCTCATTGAAATACCCCTTGCtgatgatattttattataaaaaaataaaaagcatttttttatatgaagattttatttgtttaccaatttctaattaaacttcaagtttgaaaaaaaaaaatgatttgggTCTAGAAATCTCCAggtggcaattccaaacaaacatttttgtaaGGATGGCCTAGGTCTGTCAGTAACAGACTATGGACAGGGACACCTGAATGAGAGGCTGGGAGACTTGACCTCATACTGGGGTCACACATCAGCAGTCAGACCCCTCATATCTGTGTGATTGACAGGCGGTGATAAATGGATGCCTGACTTATCAAACTGTACACACTTCAGTCAGGGACCACTCGGAGGGACCCGCTGTGCACCGCGACCTAAATGTCTGTGATGTGATCCAATTATCAGACCATCCCAGGATCCaatcaaaacaaacattttgtttaaaattaattaattcatcatgttttttgttttaatcattttaaaaagtttttatggCCGAAAAAAATAATGCTCTGTAAATATTTGAAGAATGAATagggtacatgtatgtctgtTTTCACAGTGACACCTtgatttaataccttttctttttctatatttgtGATGCTGCAAACAAAATGTTGAAGTTCATTCAAATAAGAGACATTTTTTAAGTAacagtaaattgtttaaagaatatcaaaagaaatattacaGAACAAAATGTGTGATAAGTCTCATGCCAGAAACTCtagatttaattaaatgttaagaaatatttaataagatTGATAACAggattatttttgtaatttctcCGTGGTTAAGAAAGAACGAAGGGAATTACAGAACAAGGCCAAGCCGTCTGTCAGGATTTCTCAGATACCAAATGTTTTACGAGTGTGCATGCATGTCGAGATGAAAAGCTTTCCAGGGCCCCTTTTGTGTAGTTACACAATGGACAGGGAAATTAATGGACGGTATTCACCTAGCACACCATGTACAAAGTTCCAAGGAGTATGCACTTTCTGCAAATTACATTCAAATTGATTCTCAACCTTACTGTTGAAAGTATCACATTTAGGAAGAGCCTACAACTCATCTATGTTGATTTGATTTCTCTGCATATTTGACGAGATTTCATAATCTGAATTGAGAACTGTGTGATCTAATCAAATTGAAACATCCCATTACTAGTTTTGAGCATTTCTTTTATAGAAATGATAATAATACTTGAACCTGAGTGCTATTTGAGGTAGACTTTATCTGGACGGTACAGAAgaatttaaagtattttcaatcttgttttatagatttaaaggttactaaaaacatttatattattttagttcTACTATATTTAAGTGGGAGGTATAATGTTATCAATAAGTAAAGTCTTTTGAGGATCTGTCTGTCTCAGTTTTGTATGAATCAAGTCCATATTGAGAAGAGTGTTGGTAATGAAAAGAAATATACTGTTTCTCTCGTCATTCTACTATCTAACCCTCAATAGGTTTATAACCTTACAATATACTTAGTACAAAGTATGAATTCTCTGTATTGTGAGTCATTAGACATCatgaatcaaatttttacaaagaaatgaaatttatgtggtgaatgattttttaatttttcaattgatAGATGTTTCCAATAATCTgttattgatgaaatattttgtcCTACGTTTATGACATGGTTTGAACATGGATTGAGTATCCGCTCTGGTTATATACATGTTGTAGAGGAGTTTAAAGTGATGGATGTTATGAAGTCTCTCACATTAAAGTTGACATGTTCATCATTTGTGGTTGTTGATTTCAGGTTGCCTTTGATGGCGGCGATTTCTACGCCATGGCGGACTCCATTCCTGTTGTACGACAGATCGACCGGCAACTGCTGAATTGTGGGATATGTCTGGAGCGCTACAAGGCTCCCAAGGTCCTGCCCTGTCTCCACACCTTCTGCCAGAAGTGTCTCGCCAACTACATTCCTGCTGAGAGTCTCTCGGTAACGTGTCCAATCTGCAGACAACAGTCCATATTACCAGTGCAAGGTGTTTCAGCTCTACAGACAAACTTTTTTATAACCAATCTAATGGAGGTGGTAGACCAACCAAACATTTGTAGAACTTGTAGCCGTGAGCAGGCAAAGCCCTCCACCAAATGTATGGACTGTGCTGAGTTTCTGTGTACCAGTTGTACAAGTATTCACCAAGCCTTAGATCAAACCAAAGAACACAATGTTGTAGCCCTGTCAGACATTTCTGGGAATTCTGAAAGTGAGGTTGATACAACCTTAGTGTGTCCCAGCCACGATGGGAATGCGTTACGGTTCTACTGTATCGcttgtgagacagcagtgtgtgGGGACTGCACTTCTGTGGAACATATAGGACATAAAACTGTGCCCCTGTTTGATGCAATCCAGGAACAAAAGATTCTCCTACACACGCTGGTGTCTGGGGCCAGGGAGCAGGTGCCCTGTCTGGAGGACTCCATTAATCTGGTGAACGATGTGGTGGGCTCTCTGGACCTAGAGAACAAGTCCGCGGAGGAAAAAATACTCAGTGCTTTCGATGAACTCAGTAACATGTTACAAGTCAGGAAAACAGCATTACTGGCAGAACTTCAAACAATCTACAATCGCAAACACCAAATTCTCTTCGAACAAAAAGAGACACTGGAAAGTATTCTCAGTAAAATAACAAACTGTTGTGATTTCACTGAAGAGACCTTGAAACATGGAAGTGAAACAGAGATCCTGCTCATAAAAACCGAAATGTCAGAAAAGCTGAAGGAGTTGGGAGCTCTGAAGCTACAGTATCAGCCGGAGGAAAACGAGTGTCTAGTCTTTGATCATACTCACTTCCAGACGCTGAGGAAGTCACTCACCAGTGTAGGAGCTGTTCAGACAAACAGCGCCGTGGCTTTTGAGAGCACAGCCTCAGGGGAAGGACTGAAGATGTGTTACCCAGGGAAAGCGACCTCTATAACTGTGATATCCAAGGATAGGAAGGGAGAACTAGTGCGGGTCGGGTATGCCTCACTGTCAGCAGAAATCAGAGATGAGGATGACATGGCCAGCAATCCGTTTGTGATGGACAAACAGAATGGTACCTACGAGGTGACCTACACGGTGGAAAAAGCGGGTACTTACTCTCTGGAAATTAAACTCTACGGCCATCACATCAAAGGGTCGCCATTCAAGTTCAAGGCCATAAATGCTGGTGAAGAAGTTGACCATTTCAACAACTCCAAGATTCCGAGGACTCTCAATGTGAAGCAGAAAGGCACCAAGCGACCCCCAAGTTCTAGGTCGCATGGGTCAAACAGAAGAAGCAATGCCATAGAGGACGATCTGGTGATAAGGGTGGGAGAGAAGGGACGAAACAAAGGCGAGTTCTCCAATCCCCAGGGTCTGCACGTAGTAGGTGACAAAATCATTATAGCCGACAGTAACAATCAAACTGTGCAAGTGTTCAACTCTAATGGAGATTGCAAGCTGAAGTTTGGGTCTCCAGGTCGGGTTGCGGGTAAGATGCAGCGACCCACGGGGATAGCCTCCACCCTCAATGGTAACTACCTGGTTGCTGACTATGACAATAAATGGATCAGTGTTTTCTCCCCGGAGGGAAAGTACATGAATAAGATAGGTACCGGTAAACTGCTGGGACCCAAAGGGGTGGCTGTGGATAAAAATGGACACATCATTGTTATAGACAACAAGGGgagctgtatatttatattccaGTCCAACGGAAAACTCATCTCCAAGTTTGGATCGCGAGGGAACCATGACTGGCAGTTTGCTGGTCCCCATTACGTGGCCATCAATGCCAACAATGACATCATTGTGTCAGATTTCCACAACCACTGCATCAAAGTGTTTGACAGTGAGGGAAACTTCCTATTCACGTTTGGCTCCAATGGAGAGGGAAATGGGCAGTTTAACGCTCCCACAGGGGTGGCTGTCGATCAGAAAGGGAATATATTGGTGGCCGACTGGGGAAATTCAAGGATACAGGTACATATTTACAAGAGAGATTCTCTAATGCTTTTATCCTGTAGATGTTTTATGTTTAGTTTAGAAATTAATGTGTAAACAAAGGTTACGGTTCAGATATTGATGTAGCAAATGTTATGATGTGTTTGCCATGAGTCTCCAGATTTCCCCAATGTCTTTGTGTATTGACAGGTGTTTGACAGCAGTGGATCCTTCCTGTCATTTGTGAACACAGCAGCAGACCCCCTCTATGGGCCCCAGGGGTTAGCGGTCACCAGTGATGGCTATGTTGCTGTGGCTGATTCCGGCAACCATTGCTTCAAGATCTATAAATATCTTCAGTGAAATCCAACCAAAGTCCTCGGACAAAGTACCCTGTCAAAACTCCATTCATCCATCGTCTCTCATGGAGAATCTTTGTGCAATACCGCTACTGTTTTTTGTGATGCAACCTTccagaaaatataatttgcaatgtCTGTATGATTTGTACTGTATCAGAAGTTCAACTTTACCTACTATTATTTACCTTAGGAACAATATGGAGATGTTGATGGGATTTTGTCTTTCTACAAGCATGAATGAATATCCAGATGTCACTCATCTTTCATGTATTAATTGTTGTATACAGGGTCATTCAGTTCACAAACAAAATCCAATATACTGGAACAACTGTCTCCACAACCAAGTGCAATGTCCTAGCTTATAATCACATAAATGTAATGCAAGGGAGGTAATCCCTCATATATATATGACCAAGTATGGTGAGGATTAAAACATTCTAAGATTTGGAGTGTTTTACTAATGCTGGTACCACTAGTTTGTATCAGAGCTGATATAGactatattttatacattccaTGGATGTGTACTTAGTTAGTCCCACCGCATTGACTGTAGACCAATAATATTGTGACATATTGTAcctgtttagaaataaataacgCTTCCTCAGCATCGTGTGTGTAGAACCACACCATGGTATAGACTACCATTCCAGagttatctataaaacattccATATTGATCACAGTTCTGTGATGTATTAAGTATCAAATTAAAGAATGCATAAAACATGACTAGGAATGGCTAAACTATAGAGCTGCCAGCTGGCCATGTTACAGCATGCGTAAATGTTCTGTTTATATTAGAGATTTACAGATCTGATTAAATGTGTTCAACATTAATGATGTAGACTTGTTTGCAATGGAAGTAATATTCCTACATGTAAAGCTATTTATTAAAGCCAATCTCTCTCCTCCTgactttgatttcattttgtgtTTACATGTGGACTCATTGGTTCAGCTGAAGGACATCTTGTTACTAGTATTTCTATAACTACTACTTGTCTGTGTTACTTGAGGCATCATATCGGGCAGTGAACAGGTTCACATATCAAAAAGGAACCTACTAATCCAATTAATGATTGGCTCATTTTAAATGGTCctgatcatttttaaaacttcataaatCTCTTTCAAAAGAAGAGCTAGGTGTATGTGTAATgcaggaaaatattcaaatttttatattgataaaaatttttatgaaaaatataataaaatttttttttatatccttaCTTTCCTCTATTTTTCCGTAATATTTTATagctttaaaacaaataattttcttaaagtttAAAGTTGATCTGATTGATAATTCAACCCAGCCTCCTTGAATTGACATGACATACTGATACTGATTAATTTCCTCGAatgtaagaaatattttatcagATTTAAGTACTCTTTTTAGCTCACATGAGCTGAAggccacaatttttttttggggggggggggggattttacTTAAGAAGATCTAGagaaaactcttttaaaatcttctggAAAAGCATTTAGCCAAAAAAGCTGAaattgtgtgaaagcacagaCCACAGGTTGTGCTGATTTAAGCTATATCAAACGATGTTTCCCTGAAAAAAAGTGGGGGTTGCGTGGGGGTGGGGGGAGTTaaataggaatagagaaaaagcCTTGCCAAtactaaaacaacaaaaggggtTTGGTTTTAGCCACAAAACTATGTGGATAAAAtcagcagatttttaaaaactttatgtgcaagatctactgtacttaacCACTTTTGAGCCACAGGGCCGATTTTGGGCCGATCACACAGTTGCGTAGAGTGCCACGGGTAATGAAATTTTTggacattaaaaatattatatatttcaatttttgtggattatatatgattttttcataaattaacaaTAGAAgaaatattatatgtacatatgtcCTACATAAAATTGCGACACAAATGATTCCATGTTACATATATGCTCTGTTTATAATACGAACAAGTTTTTGCTCATAGCAgtattgaataaatgaaataaagctTCTTGTTTAATTACCTatatattttcacatttatgaaaaatacaaaatgtttgaaaattatcacACGATccgtaaaagaaaaaaaggtttaCTTGCCAAAAATTGAtccaattggggggggggggggggggggggttaacagAAAACAAAAAGCATGAATTTTAAACGTAACGAGGCCATATTCAGTTCAAAGTATTATGTAGAATTTTCTCCCTTACTTTCTTGTACGATGTCGAAAAACTACGCTTCAGGACGAACAAATCTCAACTGTTGTAGAAATGTCAAAtctttacattatatatttgatatacgaTGTATGAATCAACTGTTAGGAATgttctatatataaaattaatattcgaAAGTCAATCAggctcaatttttaaaaagtaaaacactGATTAACTAGTGTTCTAACTCTTTATAAGCAGATAAACTAACTCGTTAATATGACGAGATAATAAAATCGTAAACAAGAGATAAccaactcgttataacgaggtAAATAATTCGCTATATTAAGGTAACGATGAACTTGTAGTATTTACTATTCAAAGAGAGAAAACTCTGTCTCACATCCTATGGTTTTGTGACATACTTTATAACTCGttattacaaatgaaatattaaactttttttttaaaaacctactGCAGTTCCTACCCCACTGTTAAGAACACCTCTCTTTACTGAGTTTCTGGAAGTATGAGTTGGATCTAAGTGATTTAGTGTATTGGGTACAGAAATTCAAACCATCAGGTGGAGATAGAATTAAGCAGAATTAAAGGAAAAAAGCAGTTCCCAACATTGCCCTGGCAGGGCCAAGCAGTTCACAACATTGCCCTGGCAGGGCCCAGCAGTTCCCAACATTGCCCTGGCAGGGCCTAGCTGTTCCCAACATTGTCCTGGCAGGGCCCAGCAGTTCACAACATTGTTTGGCAGGGCCCAGCAGTTCACAACATTGCCCTAGCAGTTCACAACATTGTTTGGCAGGGCCCA
The nucleotide sequence above comes from Magallana gigas chromosome 2, xbMagGiga1.1, whole genome shotgun sequence. Encoded proteins:
- the LOC105346844 gene encoding tripartite motif-containing protein 2 isoform X1; this encodes MDVEAWTSKIRMFLENIPDPVQVAFDGGDFYAMADSIPVVRQIDRQLLNCGICLERYKAPKVLPCLHTFCQKCLANYIPAESLSVTCPICRQQSILPVQGVSALQTNFFITNLMEVVDQPNICRTCSREQAKPSTKCMDCAEFLCTSCTSIHQALDQTKEHNVVALSDISGNSESEVDTTLVCPSHDGNALRFYCIACETAVCGDCTSVEHIGHKTVPLFDAIQEQKILLHTLVSGAREQVPCLEDSINLVNDVVGSLDLENKSAEEKILSAFDELSNMLQVRKTALLAELQTIYNRKHQILFEQKETLESILSKITNCCDFTEETLKHGSETEILLIKTEMSEKLKELGALKLQYQPEENECLVFDHTHFQTLRKSLTSVGAVQTNSAVAFESTASGEGLKMCYPGKATSITVISKDRKGELVRVGYASLSAEIRDEDDMASNPFVMDKQNGTYEVTYTVEKAGTYSLEIKLYGHHIKGSPFKFKAINAGEEVDHFNNSKIPRTLNVKQKGTKRPPSSRSHGSNRRSNAIEDDLVIRVGEKGRNKGEFSNPQGLHVVGDKIIIADSNNQTVQVFNSNGDCKLKFGSPGRVAGKMQRPTGIASTLNGNYLVADYDNKWISVFSPEGKYMNKIGTGKLLGPKGVAVDKNGHIIVIDNKGSCIFIFQSNGKLISKFGSRGNHDWQFAGPHYVAINANNDIIVSDFHNHCIKVFDSEGNFLFTFGSNGEGNGQFNAPTGVAVDQKGNILVADWGNSRIQVFDSSGSFLSFVNTAADPLYGPQGLAVTSDGYVAVADSGNHCFKIYKYLQ
- the LOC105346844 gene encoding tripartite motif-containing protein 2 isoform X2 — its product is MDMDIEHWRSEVNNFYLLHHQVAFDGGDFYAMADSIPVVRQIDRQLLNCGICLERYKAPKVLPCLHTFCQKCLANYIPAESLSVTCPICRQQSILPVQGVSALQTNFFITNLMEVVDQPNICRTCSREQAKPSTKCMDCAEFLCTSCTSIHQALDQTKEHNVVALSDISGNSESEVDTTLVCPSHDGNALRFYCIACETAVCGDCTSVEHIGHKTVPLFDAIQEQKILLHTLVSGAREQVPCLEDSINLVNDVVGSLDLENKSAEEKILSAFDELSNMLQVRKTALLAELQTIYNRKHQILFEQKETLESILSKITNCCDFTEETLKHGSETEILLIKTEMSEKLKELGALKLQYQPEENECLVFDHTHFQTLRKSLTSVGAVQTNSAVAFESTASGEGLKMCYPGKATSITVISKDRKGELVRVGYASLSAEIRDEDDMASNPFVMDKQNGTYEVTYTVEKAGTYSLEIKLYGHHIKGSPFKFKAINAGEEVDHFNNSKIPRTLNVKQKGTKRPPSSRSHGSNRRSNAIEDDLVIRVGEKGRNKGEFSNPQGLHVVGDKIIIADSNNQTVQVFNSNGDCKLKFGSPGRVAGKMQRPTGIASTLNGNYLVADYDNKWISVFSPEGKYMNKIGTGKLLGPKGVAVDKNGHIIVIDNKGSCIFIFQSNGKLISKFGSRGNHDWQFAGPHYVAINANNDIIVSDFHNHCIKVFDSEGNFLFTFGSNGEGNGQFNAPTGVAVDQKGNILVADWGNSRIQVFDSSGSFLSFVNTAADPLYGPQGLAVTSDGYVAVADSGNHCFKIYKYLQ
- the LOC105346844 gene encoding tripartite motif-containing protein 2 isoform X3; protein product: MADSIPVVRQIDRQLLNCGICLERYKAPKVLPCLHTFCQKCLANYIPAESLSVTCPICRQQSILPVQGVSALQTNFFITNLMEVVDQPNICRTCSREQAKPSTKCMDCAEFLCTSCTSIHQALDQTKEHNVVALSDISGNSESEVDTTLVCPSHDGNALRFYCIACETAVCGDCTSVEHIGHKTVPLFDAIQEQKILLHTLVSGAREQVPCLEDSINLVNDVVGSLDLENKSAEEKILSAFDELSNMLQVRKTALLAELQTIYNRKHQILFEQKETLESILSKITNCCDFTEETLKHGSETEILLIKTEMSEKLKELGALKLQYQPEENECLVFDHTHFQTLRKSLTSVGAVQTNSAVAFESTASGEGLKMCYPGKATSITVISKDRKGELVRVGYASLSAEIRDEDDMASNPFVMDKQNGTYEVTYTVEKAGTYSLEIKLYGHHIKGSPFKFKAINAGEEVDHFNNSKIPRTLNVKQKGTKRPPSSRSHGSNRRSNAIEDDLVIRVGEKGRNKGEFSNPQGLHVVGDKIIIADSNNQTVQVFNSNGDCKLKFGSPGRVAGKMQRPTGIASTLNGNYLVADYDNKWISVFSPEGKYMNKIGTGKLLGPKGVAVDKNGHIIVIDNKGSCIFIFQSNGKLISKFGSRGNHDWQFAGPHYVAINANNDIIVSDFHNHCIKVFDSEGNFLFTFGSNGEGNGQFNAPTGVAVDQKGNILVADWGNSRIQVFDSSGSFLSFVNTAADPLYGPQGLAVTSDGYVAVADSGNHCFKIYKYLQ